CCCACATCTGGCTAGCTCATAATTAATGATCTGCCTAAACATTGAAAGAGGAATTGCTGTATTTACTTGCATTAACTTTGAAAACAGTGCTTTGAATGTATGCATGTATTCATACATCACCTCATCATGACTGGAATGGCTTGTTTAAAGACTATCAGGTTCTAAATACCTATCCAGGATAGAGTGAGCAAATCAGAACTTTTAACTTAATATAGTTTGCCACATTAGAAACTAATTCCATTAATATGCTTCAAGacgtttgttgtttgttttcccccAATCTGCAAGTATCAAAAAGCCCTAATGCAGGCTACCGCATAAGTTTTTTCCTTATAATATTTATGGATGAATCGATGATTCCTGTTAAGTTGTATCACACCTGTGTGCCAAGGTTTGATTTTAGCCCAAGTTCAGTAAATTTATTTTGTCAAAACAATTGGTATCTTGAGCATTACTGAGCCAACAggacatcaaaataaaaagttgtctAAAGTTAAAGGCACAGTACATTAACAAACAAATGATCCTCAGtcacaaaattataaatgcagTTTGGGATGGGGGTTGGGAGGGGAGTTAATCCAAACTACAGCAATGAAGTCTTCAAACCACCTTCTGAACAGGGCTGCTGATTGTTCCTTTCAACTCTTCATGTGACCTTGagctcccttaaaaaaaaaatttcagtggaGAATCACAGCTGGTAATGTACTGCGAGTTCTTGAAGCTACACAAGGTATAGTCTGGCTAAGTTACATGTGGTTTCCATATTAGCTTGTTTGGCAGGGTGACCTACTGCAAAGCAGGTTCAGTTACCCCACCAGTCAACCCCCTGGGAGTTATAATTTCCTCCATATCCATCACTGTTGTAAAAGCCTCCATAGCCACCTAATGGaagatttaaaaaagagagaaattaattaAGTCATCCACTGTTTAATACAATCTTtcccttctttaaatattttgatgtaaaattacagaaagcaatctacaggGCTGAAATTCCCAATATTTTTAATCATGCTttgaaaaagatggaaaagaaaaaaaaccccttcCCAAAGATATgaggttaaaaatataaacattaccTCCACCAAACCCTCTGCTGCTGCCATGGCCGCCTCCACCACTGCGGCTGCTGCCGGCGCGGCTGCTGTTGAAGCTGGAACTGCTGGCACCACTACTCTGTCGATAGTCTCTGGCACCAAATCCTCCACTGAATCTACTACTACAAGGACCAAAAAAGTGTGTTAGTTCACATAAAGATGAAATTTCGACCAGATAACCCAACCCAAATCTTGTTAAAACTTCCCAATGACCAATTTCTGATTTTCCAATTCAAACAATTCCACCCAGCCCTATCTTCCctaatagtgatttttaaaaggcctTAGCTATGAAAAAGCTGACACCAACTTAATGTCACTTAAATAACCTTGAAAAGTTAACCTTGGACATAGCACCCATCCCCATCATTATACACCATCTGTAACTCACCTTTTGGATCGTCCACGACTGCTACCCTTGTAGTGGTGCTCATAAGCCATGTTTTCTAACCAAGATGGCACTTCTTGTTTAGCTTCAACAAGAAGATCCAACAAATCCTTGGTAATATTTACGTTCCTCTCATTAAAGAATGAGGTGGCAAGGCCTAAAACAGTTCCACAAAGTACATAAATTAAGGTCTTCCATAAAGTAGCAGAGTATTACTTTCATATTAGAGTATTAAGTAGAATACCAAAAAAGGAGGTCTAACTATTTGCTATTTAACCAACTCAAACTTCTTTGAACAAACCCTGACTTTTCCTGCCACTTCTGTTAAGATATATCTTAATTGCATTCCTTGAAAATAGGAGTTCTTCTAATAAGATCCTGAAAGTTCTTTGCTGCAAGAATCACACTGAAAATCAGAAACCACCACACCATCAAGTAACCACACACTTACCAAGGTTTCCTACACGTCCTGTACGGCCAATGCGATGTACATATTCTTCAATATCACTGGGCAAGTCAAAATTGATAACATGTTTCACATTTGAAATGTCCAGTCCTCTTGCTGCTACCTAGAAAATAACTTCTGTTACATATGGTCcatttaaaagaaagcaaatagcTGAACATGGCAACCTTGAAAATAAGATTATATTATACATACTGCTGTAGCCACTAGAATCGGGCTTTTTCCTGAGCGGAACTGGTGAAGAGCCTCTTCTCTATCTCTCTGAGATCGGTCTCCATGGATACTCGTACAGGCATATCCTTCATGGTACAAGAAATCCTCTAGAGAATCTGCACCCTTTTTGGTCTCCACAAACACTAAGGTCAGTGAATCTTTGCCTAAAGTTAAAATATTACAAGGTTTCTGTCACTAAGAGTGGCTTGGTTCTCTTCGCACTTAGTAAAATTGCAAATAGAGGCAATTAAAATAGACTGTTTCAACAGAATGTTTTGGATGAGGAGAAAAGCAATAAAGGTGATTCCAAATGGATTTATTACCTAAGCCACCAGAGTGATGCTAAAATTATACCTGTTGCATTTAGAAGGTCAAGCAGAAATGACCGTTTGTCTGACTCTTCCACCCAGACTACTTTCTGTGTGATGTTCTCAGAGGTAGAGCCAACTCTTCCTACGGCCAGAAAGATATACTCATCCAAGAAATCACGAGCAAgcatctgaaagaaaaaaatatattttattgtctaTTGAGATAAACAAATTCCTAAGTAAATAAGATTTGCAGCATCAAACAATACCTGTATTTCCTTCGGGAAAGTAGCACTAAACATCATAGTGTGGCGAACTCCCTTTGGTGGCATAGTATCTTGTTCAACGATTCTACGTATTTGAGGCTCAAACCCCATATCCAACATCCGATCAGCTTCATCTAACACCAAGTATCTGCcacgaaaaaaaaaatccagtttagAATTTGAGGAGAAAAGTTAGTTTTAACATAGTTGTTTCTATAAGCACAATTAATTATTCATTCAGGTAGTTAAATTCCTCACACCACACAATTTGACCCATGTACGTGAGACACAGCACAGGACGTCTGCCACTAAATAAATGGTCCAAGATGGTACACACCCAAATTAGCTCTTATACTTGACTCTGGTCCCAAAGTCTCGTCATTTTTAGACCCTAATAAAATGTCACCgatttttcaacattaaaatTACCACGAGCAAACTTTTTGGAAAAGCTGGAAGACTAAAATAAATCTCTTCTCCATCTTAAAATTTATGGACAAGTTCCACAAAACTAATGgccagtaattttttaaattaatgcattccacacatttaaaaattaacatactTGCAGAAGTCTAATCCAATCTTCCCTCTTTCCATCATATCCACTAGACGTCCTGGAGTGGCTACTAACAAGTGGCATCCACGTTCTAAGTCTCGAATTTGCTGACCAATATCAGCACCACCATAAACCACGCAAGGACGAACTCTAGATCGGTATGAAAACTGTAAGCAAAGAAATTTTTATCAACTTTAAGGCCAAGATTTTTTACGTGGTCATAAAACATTGCATCAGAATCAATGAGAAAGCCGATAATCTCTGAAATGCATACTTACTTTCCTGGCTTCCTCATAGATCTGTACAGCCAATTCTCTAGTTGGTGCTAACACCAAGGAGATTGGGTATTGTTTGCGGCGCCCATACCTTCCATTTTCCtaagaaataatttataatttaaactcTTAACATCCTTTTTTAAAGGTTCATTACACATAATTCCCTTCTGTAACTCATGGATTATATGTAAAAACTGTTTGTAATTATACAGGTTAGAATACAAGTCTTACTATCATTTAGAAAGCTTTCTCAACAGCTACCTACAAGGTTCTACAAtcatttcccattttatatagaaatatttacctTCATGGCCCTCAAAGCCTCGCCTGGACCATCAGAATAAATCTGACTCAAGATGGGCAAGAGAAATGCTGCAGTTTTTCCAGACCCTGTTTAAAAGAAAGCATATTCATTTAACCACAGAAAAACCTGattatttttgaatatatattgGTAGATAAGTGTTTTTTAACTGCCCAACAACTTAACAATTAATTAGCAATTTTACTTTATTCCCaagttaattttctaaaaattaatagCTAATTTGAAAAATACCAAGTGACGACTTTGATCAATCTGTAATAGGAGTTAGCAAACTAAGGCCCAACCTATATCTTCGTAAATAAAGCTTTACTGCAATATAGCTGTGACCAATAATTTTACATATCATCTATGGCTGCCTTCatacaacagcagagctgaatagttgcaacagagaccacatggtccataatccaaaaaaatattttgcttacaGAAAATGTATACCAAACTCTGGTCACTCACAATGTAGTAGTTAGTATTCACTTCTTCGCATTTGTGCAAAGAGAGCAGGAATTCTGTCTCAAAACTGGTGtcaatttcaatttttaacaCTTCCTTGTAGGTACTGTACATACTGATAATGTATAAAGGATGACATTCTCACTCTTCCATAGGGAAAGAAAGATACCAAATTATTCAAGTGCCATATATTTTTACTGGGAGAATCTTGTCACTCTTTCAAACTGGCCAAACTCACACAGATATAATAAAGCCTGTTCTCAATTCAGAGGCTGTAACTATCCCCATTCCCCAAAGATGGGAGGTTAAGGACCCTTCCCTTGGCCACATTCCCATGGATCACAAGCTATTCTCTAATCTTATCCTTCTTATCCCAGATACAGTATTGTTATAGTGCTAACTTTCCCACCACTGCAATCACAATAACCTATCCCTGTTGTAGCAATATCAGGGTCATGACTTTCTACAGGCTCTCCCCAAGACACCCTAATGGAAACACTAGAGGTAATACAGGATCCAAAGGGCTAAGACAAAAGAGAAACCATCCAGCTACTCCTTATCTATATCAAAGTATACCAGTCAGGCTACAAACAGGACTCACGCTTCCTCATGAAACTTAGATACTCCATATTTCAGATACTGCGTATTTTTTTGGTATTGGTTTTATGAGAGCAAGCAGGGTTAAGGTATTCTGGACAACTTTTTACTTTATCAAGTCTGCTTACCTGTTTGGGCACAAGCCATCAAGTCTCTCTTCTCTTTGATAATAGGAATAGCATGCTTTTGCACTGGAGTCGGACGAGTGTAGCGAGTAAGTTCAATGTTTCCCATAATAATTTCTCCCATCTCAACATCACTGAACTGTCAAGAAATTCATCAGGATTAAATAGGTAGAAATACTACCTGGAGCTATTTTGCTTTATACAAatacaatgggggaaaaaaaccctatcAACTAACTTGTACTTTAGTTTACAGTTGCTTTAAATAAGTTATCGTGTTACATTTTGAGGGGGGggggaaacaacaacaacaccccCTAAGCTTAACCTACACTGGAAAAGTTTTGGGTTCCTTCCATGTCTGACccattttctatttcaaatattaGTGATGGTAACATTGAACTCAATCTCCCCCTTTCCACAAACCAACGAGGCAGGCTTTCAGAGTAACTTTAAAAGATTGTTAACACAAAGCGGGCATGGTCTATACAGGCCTTTAGGAAGCCCATCTCATCTTGATGTGCTGTGAAAATACTTACACTTCCCTCTGTCTTAAAAGTCAAGCAAAAATActtacactttcaatgtgtggaGGACAGTTGTTGCCTGTTGCCTCAACTGGAATGTCATCGTATTTTTCAAAGTTAATCCCGGTGTTGCCTCCAGAAAAAAGTTCTCTGAAATCAGAAGATCGGCTAAGTTTATTTGGTATAATAGCCAATAAGGCTTCATCACAATTAACAtacatttcaaaacttactgttCCAAGCGTTCACTTGGCGGGAGTGGTTTTGACCAATCATCTTCATCTGATTTGTCACACCAGCGACTATTTCCACCACGTTCATATTTTCCAAAGCCACCTCTTTCACCACGGCTACCAATGCTGTCATAGTCACTTCGTCCACGATCATCAAACCTGAACAGCACAACCAATTAATCAGAATCTTATCATTTAACCATTATCAGATTCCTACCACTACTCTAGAACTGTGCCTGAAGAGAAGTTCGTTATGGCTAATTTCAAGGATGTCAACAATCCAGTTCAGTCTTACTCTTATTTGACAAATAAGGCCCTCTAACCAGACTGTATCATTtacataactttattttctaaattcagTATCGTTCTTTATTCTTATTACACAGCCTAAACAGGCCTCATACATGTTGAAATTGAATCACGTCtttatacctaaaactaataagagtactgtaaatcaactatagttcaataaaaacaaacttctcttgggaggggtggggggggaagaaTCAGTCTTATACACATGAAACCAGCATATAACTTACACCTTTAAATAGTCTCATCCAAATATTTCTAGTGGTAGGGAAAAGAGGAAAGTATCACACCAAATATCAATTGTCCCAGTTATATCAGGATGCTACTTAAAGGACAATTCACCTGTGTGACAAACTTTGGataaaaaggtagaaaataatCCTTACCTGAATTAAGATGTTTTTAGTTTTAGGCCTGTTTTCGAAAAATCAGGACACAGAGGACTAACCACAGCTATTAGGCGCATGAGGTCAGTTCACCACACTTGTGTAATCAAAAATATAAGGTGTTTAAAAATTGTCATATAGAATATCCACGAAAATCAACCAAATTAGGCCATTCACTAAAACTCTTTTAAGTAGAATATGTAAAACTAGAGAAATATAACTGATTTCATTATGCCAAAAGGAATGTTCTTCTTCTAATCTAATTCTTAAATAACAAGTTCAATTTAGTAGACCTCttacagttaaaaaaatacataaatacaattAAACAGATATAATACTTAACATCCAAGTAGGTGGTCtactaaggggaaaaaatatcatGCTTAATGGTCAGAGTACAATTTCTAAATTGCTGTATTGTACACgtaaaaaaggcaagaaaataagaaatcacTCACCTTCCCCTTGATCCACTTCCACGATCACTGAAGAAACTAGACTTCCCTCTTGAATCGCTACGGCAACCAAAACTGCTGTATGCATCCTTATCTTTACTAGAACTCCACCCTGAACTGTCTTTATCATAgaatccttcaaaaaaaaaaaaaaaaaaaaaaaccgcaaACCCATGttattatattatttagaaaatgaCAATACTTTAAAACATGTTTCCAAATCTGAAGCCCTCCACTGACTAACCCATCTCTGGACCAGAGGGACAGTGGAAATATTCCTACCACGGCACTAGAATATACTGTGCACTAAACAAAGCAATTGACAGTCTGAAAATGTTCTGAATGAATACCACTTCTAAAAGATCAATAGCTTTGCCTGTAACACAATGATTATGGTATTGTTACATAACCATCACAATTTAACTTCCATTCATTTTATAGGTGTGAATGAGTTTACTAGGAGTTACCATTATTTCAATGTCTCTTAGAAGTGACATTCATTTAAAACATTAAGAATGTCAGTTTACTTGGTTTAATGCAGTATTTCTTAGTTTCAATAGTAAAAAGTTTAAGAACAGTGCTCTGTTCACATGAAGTACATACTACCAGATGAGAATTAGGAATATAATAAAGGAAAATCCTCATCCCTACACAACTCAGTGTAGACAGGTTCCTAGGGTACAGCTATAAACATTCAGTAAGAGGGGATAACAAACGTGTAAATTATCCCAACAGGTAGACGGTTTAAAGACAAGTAGAGGATTTAACTAGCTTCAGTGACACTTTATTGAACAGTCAGAGATAGTTTATAAGTTAGGTTACTTTCCTTCCACCTCCTGCCTCTACCAGCCAGGTTATCAAGTCTTGGCTACCAATAAAGAGCTGAGTTAGATTTCTAAGATCTCTTTCAGCTCTAACTCCTATATGATACCGCCTCTCTCCCTGCTTTGATTCTTGTTATTGCAACAAAGGGAGAAAAGCACTAAATATACATGGGAGTCAATTTCAGCTAGTGCATTCTAAGGAATGAGAACCCATGACGATAAAGACtacaataaataaaagcaatgatATGATAGCTAAGAAATTATAATACAGATTTTATATTCCATGTACTGCCAGGGACAGTGAAGCTAACACGGACTACATATGGATATGGAGAAACGACAGCAAACCATGTGCTTCTGTGGACTCTCCACCCTTCCAATCCTGCCTTCTTTATCCAGTATCTTCCCCCTTCTTGACCTTCAGTTTTCCTGACCTTCCCCTTTTCCTCCAAATCTCAGATCACCTATTTTATGGAATACACAGCACCCAAACAATTGTCCCATAATATGAACCATCTACTAGTTCTCTGTCACTTATTTACAAAGTTAATGGGAAAAGACCAGCTGTTGTGATACCTTTTAGACAAGACCTTTAAAATGAAGCAGTTAAGGCAAGGAGATGAAGCCAGAGAATCACTCCCATCTATTGGGAGCATGCCCAATGCTTGTTAACTATTCCCCAATAACCCCATCTTCATTTTGGCACCTCTGCAAGACAGAAATAACTGGGCTGTCATCACTATGCAGCAGTTTGGTTTACACAGTAATGGGTGCCCAATCACCTTTTTCAAATTGAAATCATGCTGTGAATGATTACAAACACAGGTTAAGCACAAGACTAGTGAAATTGTACAAAACCATGCCCTTGGCCTCAGAAGAGTTTGACATAGGAAATGCAGTTTTCCACTGTCTGACATTAGATGAGTTTTTCCAAAGTGAGTAAACCCTAATATCTGAAACAGTTCTGCCAGTAGCAGGAGAGGCACAGTTTACAGACTTCTCCAGGTCTCATTTTCCCTAGGCTCCAACTTCCAAATGCAGCAAGAATTAGGTATACCAAGTTGTTCAAAGGACTTACCTTTAGTAGCTTCTCTGTTCCTTAAGTGAGGAGGAATATAGCGCCCTTCTAAAAGAAATTAACGAAGTTAAACTTCATATTCCATAAAACTTTAAGTTAAAGCTTTTTGGCCAAAATTTGTGCAATTAAAAAACAGTCCtggaaagaaattttttaaatctagagTCCTCCAGTCTGACTATGTACTTGGAAATTGAGAAGCGGGGGGAAAaaatctacttttattttaaatgggttATTGCTTTaataagtagaattttaaaagggaaaggaGAACAGGTTTGACTTGGAACCTAACAGTTGAAATCtacaaatacataaatttaacttGTCACTAGTGGTTAatttaacacaatattttaaaaggcctGCTATGATTTGAGAATTGCCACAAACGAGTTACAACTTTAAGTATTACTACAACAACCTAAAAAACATGTAACAAACATTAGTAAATCATTTAACATGTAGCAAAAGTGTTACTGTAACAACCTAAAAGTAATAAACATGTAACTAGCCACTAAAAGGCTTTTTTTGTTTCCTACCCTGGTTAAGTTCCAAGACATAGAATACATATGTTATTCATGGGAAAGTTGCAAGAGGGAGAATGATTTCAAGGAACTGTGAATTTTAATTCGAGACTTGCAGAGTTTAAGTCAACTGTTTTTCTGTATGCACAGGAATATAGTCTAGACAATGGATGAGAATCAAAAGCAAATAATGTATATATCCACCAAGTAAAGTCAACTTGCTTTATTTCTAGTTAACCTGCAATTTAACTTTTTCACTTCTGGGTTGAATTAATTACTAAAGATCTCTATTAGAATGATCAAGTCCTAAATGATTCTTAGCATGGCaaataaagtgaaatttaaaacaaataccaAGTAACTGTGCCCAGTGAGGCCCTTCTTGCCTAAAAATGAAGACATGCCCCTTACTATGCAACAAAGAGAGCTTGAAGAAATGGTGCTTTCAGACCTTACATACAGccgatacacattttttttctctctttttggttAATAGGGTAGGAAGAGACCTGAGCTGAAGCAGGTCTACTGCCAATAATAAACCACCAAGATCCCCTACACCTTAATACTAATCTCTACCAAGTATCCAAGAAAcccttttaaggaaaaaaaaattaaataaaacttctaTATCTAACTTCTTTTCAAAAGAATACAACAATTCAGCATTTAAAATCCTAACCACCACCCCAAGATTCATTATGgccttgttctattttttttttttttaaatatttatttggcctcaccaggtcttagttacagcatgcgggatctttagttgtggcatgcaggatctagttccctgaccagggatcgaacccaggccccctgcattgggagcgcggagtcttaaccactgggccaccagggaagtccctaaccttGTTCTATTATTAAGTCTCATGTTCTTCATGGGAAAGGGATAGCTGTAGCTGATCAATGTGAATGTTCCCTTTATTCAGTTTAATTCTGGTAGATTCACTCTAATAGTGATATACACGTTCCCATCACCCTTAAGCTGGGCTCAGGATTCATAATGGACATAATCAAACCCTTCTAGAGATAATTTGTGTTTTGTATAAGGTCCTTAATGATTGTTTTCATTCAAGAAAACTACTCCGTTTTGTTATCAAAAGACCACAACACGGGACcctccactgcaaggggcatgggttccacccctggtgaggaaactaagatcctgcatgctgcgcggcgcggccaaaacaaaacaaaacaaaccgcCCAACGATGCTACCCACCTAATTCTTTACACAGTAAAGACTGGCAGggaaattcttaaattttaaacaaatccAACGAAATATTAAGGTATTAAAGCTCTAATACTcagtaacacagcattgtaaatcaactgtatttcaatgaaataaaaatttttaaaaagccctaaTATTCACAGTAAATCCATAAAATGTTTTACTTACTGCTGGCGGTACTTCCTCCACTCTGATTATCAGAAGAGTTCAGGTCTAGGCCAGCAAACTAGAAAAGAGTTAAACTTTGGTTAGCAGCCCGTGTGCAGAAATATTACACTAAGAGAAAACTAGCCTTGCTCTCTAGCATTTACTAGCACTAGTTGCCCTGTCTGCCTCACCGGGGATGTGAAACTCTTAAGGAGAATGTGACTAGGAATGTGCTTCGAAGATAATTAAGTTGTAAGCAAATGCAAAATACTTTACTACAGTACTACTGTATATACTGCAGAAGGTACCACACCAAGATGGTGGTGCTATCCAGGAGAAACTGGGTCCAAatttaactcattcattcaaaatgaATCTTCCCTGTAACATTTTCCATAGTAAAAGTTcaagaaatttaaattattttaaaatgtcaaatagtCATTGGATTCATTTTAGCTCCAAACATTTGGAGACAAATGTTTTCAATGCCACCAAGTTTCTACTTGGAATTATTTTAAACCTACAAAGCACACCTGAAAAATGTCAGAACAAAAATTTTATCGACCATTTCATAGTTCCTTTATCCCTAAATActgcacaaatattttaaatgagggtAGCACTCTTCAGAACAAAAATTAATATAACCACCACTTACTGAGCACTACTAAgcacaaccctatgaagtaggtacctACATGTTCTCCCACTTTCACAGTTAAGTTCAGAACACTTCGGACATAAATGGCACAATTGGCATTTAGGGTCCTTAATGAGTAGGACACATTTTACTGCCTTTATCTCCACGTCTACTCATCCCTTTACACTGGTAGCTCAAAGCCTCAACATTCTAAAAAAGAGATCTATCTTCATCGCATTCTGTAATAACAAACAATTTACAAGCAATGGGGGAAAACTACATGTGCCAaaagcagtgtttcatttttttaatgtacccAGTCACAGCACTATTGCCACCTGTTTGCAAAGGTGATACGCTATACCATAACGTTTAAGTCCTCTGTTAAAAGCTCAAGGTTGTATTGTCAAATTGCAAGCATCATCAATGGAGGCACTGAAAATTGGAAGCAGATGctaaatcttgaaaaaaaaatgagttatgGTAAGGCAGCTCATTTCCTAATTTCTATCAGCAAAAACGCTGTCATGttttctctgcagtagttatctCAGCAACTGACTGATACTTTAACGCACGATAGGAACAAACTTTTTGCACTTGTTGCAGTAcgttttgttattaattttacaCTTGGCAAACACTAAATGCTACTGTAAAGTGTTAGGATTACGTTACTGCAATTTTCTCAGTTGTGAATTAGCTTGCTGCTTAATTCTAACGACTCTGCATACTTTTTCCAATTACTTCGATTACAAATTTCATTCCTACCTAGAATCTTAAATACAGCACTACCTACATGGTAAATGTTAAAACTGGGAACAGCCTATGCTCCTGATAACAGATTTTTTATGTCTCTGCTCCATTTAACATGACGCGTCAGCAATTTGGAGGATTCAAACTGATTCATTAATGGAAAAAATGCTCCCCCCCCAAACAGGTCGTTAAGCCCTTAAAAACATATTACACACGACTACATTAAAGTCTATTGACAATTCATTTGCGTCACTCGACTTCGTTTCAGAATTTCGGAGCTCGTGGTAGGCAGAAGTTTACTTAAAGGCAACAAACATCGCACTGAAGAGCTTCTCTGAAGCGCGGTGCCACTGTTGCTGAGGGATGCAGACTTCCTGCCGCCTCAGCCCAGAACCCCTCCTCTACCTCTAAACCCTTAGAAGAGGGCGTTCCAGTTAAGACGACAGACCCGGAGCCTCTGACCTATTTCAAAATTTCAGTCCACAAGCAGCAACAAGTCAACAAcaaaattgtttatttctcccCAAGCCACATTCCGGGTGTTTTTCCTCTAGCCGAGTCCCTAATCAAACGCCCGCATCAAAGTGTCCTTACCCTGAGGACACTCGTACACTCCGTggcatcccccaccccccaaaacgaCGCGCGGCCCTGGGCTAAATCGCCACACAGTGACTGTGGTGAGAATGTGAAGCGGGGGGGCCGCAAACCTCCCTGACGTCTCCCCACCGCGTTCAACCACGAACCCCAGAGCCCGGCGCAACCGCGCACGCAGCggcccattcctccctccccctcccctcccctcccctcccctcccctcccctcccccccccaatcTGCGTCACAAAACTTTCCACTCCGGAAACGCGGCCTCACGGGCCGTGGCTCCCGATCTGCGGAAGCCGGGCTGGAGCGAAGAAGACCTGCGGAAGGAAGCCCGGGAGGAACAAGATGCCCATCCATCCCCGTTTCCGGGCCCTCGGCGGCCCGGCCTCTCCCGCTCGTGGGCCGCAGCGCCGCCCAGCCACCCGACACCACACAAAGGAGGCCGCCGCCATTACCCCGCGCGAAGGCCACCCCCCGCGCCGCCCCCTCCCACATTCCAGGGCCGCGTTCCTCCTCCCGCTCacacgcgcgtgcacacacatacGCCAACGCCGCTCGGCTCTGTGACCGAAATCCGAGCCGCGCACGCCGCGAGCGCCGGAGCCCCCAGGACCAAAAAGGCCCCCATTCGTGAACCACCGCGCCACGCCGCCACCCCCCCTACCCATGGGTCACTAGTCAGTCGAGGTTCGCGCGTGCGCGCCTCCGCGAGAGCGCGcgcccctccccctccgcccgcc
Above is a window of Mesoplodon densirostris isolate mMesDen1 chromosome X, mMesDen1 primary haplotype, whole genome shotgun sequence DNA encoding:
- the DDX3X gene encoding ATP-dependent RNA helicase DDX3X isoform X3, whose amino-acid sequence is MSHVAVENALGLDQQFAGLDLNSSDNQSGGSTASKGRYIPPHLRNREATKGFYDKDSSGWSSSKDKDAYSSFGCRSDSRGKSSFFSDRGSGSRGRFDDRGRSDYDSIGSRGERGGFGKYERGGNSRWCDKSDEDDWSKPLPPSERLEQELFSGGNTGINFEKYDDIPVEATGNNCPPHIESFSDVEMGEIIMGNIELTRYTRPTPVQKHAIPIIKEKRDLMACAQTGSGKTAAFLLPILSQIYSDGPGEALRAMKENGRYGRRKQYPISLVLAPTRELAVQIYEEARKFSYRSRVRPCVVYGGADIGQQIRDLERGCHLLVATPGRLVDMMERGKIGLDFCKYLVLDEADRMLDMGFEPQIRRIVEQDTMPPKGVRHTMMFSATFPKEIQMLARDFLDEYIFLAVGRVGSTSENITQKVVWVEESDKRSFLLDLLNATGKDSLTLVFVETKKGADSLEDFLYHEGYACTSIHGDRSQRDREEALHQFRSGKSPILVATAVAARGLDISNVKHVINFDLPSDIEEYVHRIGRTGRVGNLGLATSFFNERNVNITKDLLDLLVEAKQEVPSWLENMAYEHHYKGSSRGRSKSSRFSGGFGARDYRQSSGASSSSFNSSRAGSSRSGGGGHGSSRGFGGGGYGGFYNSDGYGGNYNSQGVDWWGN